A window of the Planctomycetaceae bacterium genome harbors these coding sequences:
- a CDS encoding DUF4058 family protein — MPSPFPGMDPYLEAHWRDVHQSLIIYIRDAIRPGLPSDLRPRVEERVFVQASFDECRTIYPDVSIIERHDHEHSGGGTLTVTDVAEPIIVLLEDDEISENFLEIREAGTGGRLITVIEVLSPSNRLPGPGRDQYLRKRTELQQGGVNFVELDLIRTGDWMLLIDKWRLANDLHTPNRACVWRAARPNCVEYYPFPLRQRLPSIRIPLRPTDKDVPLDLQPLINKCYENGGYDDIDYSVDCDPPLTGDDAEWSRALLTAAGLRSAKKQ, encoded by the coding sequence CCTGATCATCTACATTCGAGACGCCATCCGGCCCGGTTTGCCGTCGGACCTGCGGCCGCGGGTGGAAGAGCGTGTTTTCGTGCAGGCTTCGTTCGACGAGTGTCGCACTATCTACCCGGATGTCAGCATTATCGAACGGCACGACCATGAACATTCCGGCGGCGGGACGCTGACGGTGACCGATGTCGCGGAACCGATCATCGTGCTGCTGGAGGACGACGAGATCTCAGAGAATTTCCTGGAAATCCGCGAAGCCGGAACCGGCGGCCGGTTGATCACAGTCATCGAAGTGCTGAGCCCTTCCAACCGGTTGCCCGGCCCCGGTCGCGATCAGTACCTCCGCAAACGGACGGAGCTGCAGCAGGGCGGCGTCAATTTTGTCGAACTGGATCTGATTCGCACCGGCGACTGGATGCTGCTGATTGACAAATGGCGACTGGCGAACGATCTGCACACGCCCAACCGAGCGTGTGTCTGGCGCGCCGCGCGGCCGAATTGCGTGGAGTACTATCCGTTTCCGCTGCGACAGCGGCTGCCGTCGATTCGCATTCCGCTGCGGCCGACGGATAAAGACGTCCCGCTGGACCTGCAGCCGCTGATCAACAAGTGTTACGAAAACGGCGGCTACGACGACATCGATTATTCCGTCGACTGTGATCCGCCGCTGACCGGTGACGATGCGGAATGGTCGCGGGCGCTGCTGACCGCGGCCGGACTGCGTTCTGCGAAGAAGCAGTGA